A section of the Halopiger aswanensis genome encodes:
- a CDS encoding prenyltransferase, with amino-acid sequence MTDDPNPDAGDRESRPSSGASTAGDAGLRDRLGYLLVLSRPRFWLYLAGPVLVGVAYAAESRAELFTPASVVLFAYFLLPANVFLYGINDIYDRDIDAANPKKEEQEARYRGQRYVPLAVGVCAALPLVFAPLLEPAVWPWLVVFLLLGAGYSAPPVRFKTTPILDSVSNGLYVAPGAAAYAAVAGAQPPAIAILGAWLWAMGMHTFSAIPDIEPDRATGIRTTATVLGERRTYAYCGACWLGSALGFAAVDVRLGAVMLVYPALIGAIVSSSVAVDRAYWWFPAINTVVGAVLTMGGLWRIVNG; translated from the coding sequence ATGACCGACGACCCGAACCCCGACGCCGGCGACCGGGAATCGCGGCCCTCGAGCGGCGCGTCGACGGCCGGCGATGCCGGGCTCCGCGATCGACTCGGCTATCTGCTCGTCCTCTCGCGGCCGCGGTTCTGGCTCTACCTCGCGGGACCGGTGCTGGTCGGGGTCGCGTACGCGGCGGAGTCACGAGCGGAGCTCTTCACTCCCGCGTCGGTCGTCCTCTTCGCGTACTTCCTGCTCCCGGCGAACGTCTTCCTCTACGGGATCAACGACATCTACGACCGGGATATCGACGCCGCGAACCCCAAAAAGGAGGAGCAGGAAGCGCGGTACCGCGGCCAGCGATACGTTCCTCTCGCGGTCGGCGTCTGTGCGGCGCTGCCGCTTGTGTTCGCGCCGCTTCTCGAGCCCGCGGTCTGGCCCTGGCTCGTCGTCTTCCTGCTGCTCGGGGCCGGCTACAGCGCGCCGCCGGTTCGGTTCAAGACGACGCCGATCCTGGACTCGGTCTCGAACGGCCTCTACGTCGCGCCGGGCGCCGCGGCCTACGCCGCAGTCGCCGGCGCACAGCCGCCAGCGATCGCCATTCTCGGCGCGTGGCTGTGGGCCATGGGCATGCACACCTTCTCGGCGATTCCCGACATCGAACCCGACCGCGCGACCGGCATCCGCACGACCGCGACGGTGCTGGGCGAACGGCGCACCTACGCCTACTGCGGGGCGTGCTGGCTCGGCAGCGCCCTCGGGTTCGCCGCCGTCGACGTCCGACTCGGCGCCGTCATGCTCGTCTACCCGGCGCTAATCGGGGCGATCGTCTCCTCGAGCGTCGCGGTCGACCGGGCCTACTGGTGGTTCCCGGCGATCAACACCGTCGTCGGCGCGGTGCTGACGATGGGCGGACTCTGGAGGATCGTCAATGGATAG